GTAACAGAATGtataagtattaaaaaaacaaacaacaaaaccacaacacaaaTCAAAGCCAGCAAACAATTGGTCCCCAAAGAATAAAGCAAGCAATCAGTTCAATAAACACACTTgatttattttgtataaaaagGGTTAAGTTTACAACTAAACTTTTATAAAAAGTTTAGCATGATTAGGTACATCATTACACTTTTTGCAGAAATGTATATTTCTGCCACTATACAAGAAAACTCTAATTAAAGAGTTCACAAGGTTTCactcatatatatatttatatataaatatatacacagcATTCAGTCCTAGGTTTGTGTCAAAAAGGTAATTTCTGACCACAGACTTTCCTAAAAAACTGAACACTGGATCCTTCTGGTACTCACGCTccacctttggaaaaaaaggcaaagtctGCTTTAAAATGGGCAACTCCTTGTGAGATTTTTGTTTCGCTCCCCACCTTGGGAATAGTATATAAAGGAAGCCTTCCAACTAGGGAAAGGGTATTTAAGAGTCTCTTCATAAATAACTAGGTTCAGTCCAAGTTGAAAAATGGGGTGGGGAATAAAGATcaatcttgatttttttcttctttattaattttaaaggtCCTTTTACTTGAACGTGGATTTCCCCCTCCAGAtatacagctgaaaaataaattcagcacctcaaaaaaaaaaaaaatcctgtagaCATTTtcttgtgcaaaaaaaaaaaaaaatctcatcagtGGAACACCTGCAAGAGATTGAAAAGAAGCATATTTAGGAGAATGCTAACAGGGCAGAGATCCGGACAGACTGGCGCCAGAGAGGAAGCCACAGTTTGAACATTTAACCAAACACTCAGAGATTGGGCAAACCCTGGCGTCCAGATGCAACACATACACGCTCACACACTCGCTCTCAAGAGCACAAATtgaacataaaaataacataCACTCCAGGGAAAGGCTAGAAAGAGGATTCTCAGTCCAATCTTTATTTAGATCTCTGTAAACGCAATGTTCAGAGGCGCCAGCCTGCCTCTTAGAGCAATTATTTGATTAAAAGCAGTCACTTATTTAACTGATAGCGCAGACAATCCCACATCACAGAATTCAAGGAATTGTGCCAAGATTCCCAACTTAATCAGTCACTTTGGCCCAGGAAGTTAAGACTCCAAGAACAGATAAGAATTTGCATTAAGCAGCGAGCAGAAtcagagcagcctgtgctgctgggtgaacctcagcaacacacacacacacacttagGACCTCAAGACTCAGTTATTAGTCTCATTTCTTACTGATTACAAAGGCATCTCCTAATCAACTTTTAGGACCTATTTTTAGCACTTGCCATCACGCctcccattccctggggaggcAGTTTTTACCCGAAGTTTAGGAATAAGGCGCACAGCACTCACCGTTAGATTTAGCCACAAAGTGCTTTGCTTTCGCTTGACATGAGCTCTGAGGGGAACTCGGACGCCTGCGAGAGAACAAGAGCAGGGTAAGGGCGAGGTGGCCGAGCACTCAGGGAGGCGGGATCGGATTGTCCCGGTCCAGCCCCGCCGCGGGAGAGGGAGCGCGCCGCGGGTGCTGTCACCTCGCCACCCGCGCTGGGGACACGGCTAACGCCACCCGAGCTCCCCGAGCCAGGTCAGCGGCGAGCCGGGGCGCGGGGGAGGCACCTACCTGTAGCGAGAGGATGCTGATGTCTGTGTTGAGGGTGGTCAGAGGAGTTCTGGAGGAAGGGTTCTGCCCGGGTCTCTGGTGGTGCAGGCTGACGATGCTGGGGTGCGAGTCCAAGGCGATCTGCAGGTCCAGGATGTAGTCGATGACGTGCTGCAAGATTTCCATCTTGCTCACTTTCTTGTTCTGCGGGATGCTGGgcaccagctccttcagcttGGAGTAGCAGTCGTTCATGTTGTACAGCAGGCTCATGGGGTCATCCACGGGGGTCTTGCTCCGAGAGATGCCCAGGTTGTGCTCCGAGAGGCCGGTTTTCCTGACGGACCGCACAGGGCTGAAGGCTTTCATGCTGCCAGGCGGGCAGAAAGCGCGATTCCGGGGGGCGGACGGGCTGAAGCCTGCGGAGCGCTGCGGTGCCGCTCTGGCGCTGCCGGAGCTCGCACTGAGGGCCGGCGTTGCGCGGCCGCTCTTATATGgcggccgctgccgggcccggcccgcgcTCGCTGCCATTGGCGATCGCTCGCACGTCCATCACCGCGGGGCGCCCTCACTGGTGGGGCCTTCCGCCCGGGCAGCCAATAGCGACGGGGGGCGTGGCCGCGCGCACAGCTGAGGGAGTAAATAGTGCGCGGGCCCGCGCGGGGCCTGGGGCGGCAGCGGCGCGCTCCCGCCCGGCCCTCAGacatccctctgtccctcccctgccctcccctgccctcccctgccctcccctgccctcccctgccccgATCTCTGCATGGGCTCGCACTGCTGTGCGGGGCTGGCGGCGCCGAGCCAGGTGCGCGTTGCGGGATGCGCAGGTCCCGCTGCAGCGAGGGATGGCGAGGGCTGAGCCTTCCCCAGGTCACCGTGAATTGGAGCATCCCGGCGATGCTTGCACGTCCCCACTTAACACACGGCAGCGAAAGTCGGTGGCCGCGTTTGCAGCCAGAGCTATAGGCTGCGGGTGTAAGCaggaattaaataaatcaagATTAAAGATAAAACAAGCCTATAAACCCCACTGCAACTTACTGTCCTGATGAGAACGGAGCACTGAGCACCCAGACAGCCAGGCAGGCGTCACTCCTAGCGCCCTGCTTCCTGAGAACAGGGTTACTTCAGATGATGCTATTAATTGGAGATCATTAAGCAAATGTGCATATTGGAAGTGCATTTACATGTATTACCCTTGAAAGGCTGCTCATCTGCGCCCTATGAGTGCTCGTGACACAGTGCTGCCATTAATTATGCAAAGATTGTTTCTGGTGACAAATGCAAATGCTTACTACTCGCTGTACTTTTAGCAGCTTTGGTTGCAGCCAATGAAACATCTTCCAGAAacattccagaggaaaaagttttcggggtttttctgttttgttttgttgagcTGGAGAAgtgactttgatttttttcttaagtttaGTTCCATTGTATTTTCTCATATTTTGCTTATACTACCGGCCGTATCACAAACGGACAGAGATTCCACCTCCCATTGCACACACTACCTGAGGAAAGTTCAACTTACGAAAGCTGGAGCTTATATACACAACTAATATAAATGAAATTCTGCACAAATCGCAGCAATTTTGTAAAACCACATGGATGCTTAAAGCGCGTTAGTGTTCATGGCAAACAAAACCGTAGTAAACGCACACATCCATAAAATCAGTGAGGATTGTGCTGCCAATCATAACTATTAAAAGCAGACAAATATGGGATTTATCTGCGCTGTTGTTGCATAGCTACACGAAGGGGGTCGGGGCTGTGAGGGAGGAACATTATGGACACTTGAAGACAAAGCTACGAAGAGCCGCATCAGTGTTTTTTCCAGTTAGCGTGGCATTCCTGAGCTGGTGGTTGGCTATTCTTTTAACAGGGCACTTTGGTGACTGTCACACCAGGGTGTTTGCCCCGCGGCTGTTCTCCGGGGTGGACTGGAGGCGGTGCCGAGGCTGACAGGAACACAAATCAAGCGTTTTGAAACGCGAAGGGTGAAAGTGAATCTCGACATTCAATCTGATAGGAAGACAAGTACACTGTTCAAGTGCAGTTACAgagagtaaataaaaataaaaaacacccTGCCAATTAACGACTTGCTTAAAATCACCACTTAGAGGGACTTCAACCTTTACATCGCTAAGATACCAATTAGTGGTGGTACTTGACCTGCGGCCACCCGTTTTGGTCCTGCAACATACTTGCATTTCTGTCTAATGAAGGCACTAGTGGAAGAAATGTTGAGTGGTTTTGGTGTAATAATAGCCAACGTAAATATGTTCATGTTTCTCCCATCACTGTTTGTCGTTCTtggacagcacagcagcacgGCAGAACCGGCCGGCCGGGCGCTGCAGAGGACCCTGTATTACTGCTTTCGCTTTTCCGCACCAAGGGCTTAGCACGCTTTTTGGAACACGGGGGAGTTGTGTGGAGGGGCTAACCTGGCTATTTTCCCTGTCATCAAATGACTGTCATGTGCGCTTTCTGCACGCGAAGTAGAGCCCGCGAGCAGCCAGGCTCCGCTTCCCCCAGGCGAGCGGCTGATAACATTTCATTCGCTCAATTCTGCTGTTTTAGCACTGAAAGCTTTGGCAGAGGCTCGCCAGCTTTGGGAGCTCCTGCGCTCTGACACGGGTCCCACGAGCGGTGCCACAGCCGTGGCGGTCCCGCTGCCCGGCGAGcggggggggctgtggggcagggggggagcCCGAAACCAGCGGGGCTGCGAGCTGCTCCTCGGAGGCTTCTCCCAGGACCCGTCCCAGGCAGCTCCGGGTGCCTCGGGAGCCGCGCGTCCGCCTCTTAGTTTTCAGCCGAGACTTTTACGGCCGGTTCCCAGCCCCGAaacgccgccgccgccgcaaACATCTGGTAGGAATTGCCGCCACTCGAAGCTACGCACAAGGCGCCGCTTTCGCCTCCGCGCCCCCCGGATCACAAACCCGGGGCTGCGCTCCGCGGGCGCGCGGGTCCCCCCCCTCGCCCGGCGCCAGCCCGCGGCGGCTCCGGGTGCGCGGAGCGGCGACGGGAACGCGGCCGCCCCGGGGGCGCCGtcccccccgcgcccccgcgccccgccccgcgcccggggCCGGCCCGGACTGCGCGGCGCCAGCCCCGTGACATCAGCCCctcgccgccgccccccccgcccgcgccgcccgggCCCGGCGGCGCCGCTCAGGCGGCTGCCATGGCGACCGGGGCTGCGCCCGCGGCGGCAGCCCGGCCCCGCTTCCCCCTCCCGGGCGCACCTGCAGCGGGGGCCGCCGCCGGACGCCCCGCCATGCCGCGGGGGGGGGCCGAGGGAATGTGggaaggcgggggggggggggggcgctcgcagaaaggagagagggaagagtgAAACGGGCAAAACTGCGGATGGACGAGGGGGGGGAACGGTCCCGGCGCCGCTCGCCCCCCAGCGGGGCTGCTCCCCGGGGCCGGGGTGCCGCGACCCGGGCAGGAAGGAGCGGGCCGGGCTTCCCAGACTGCGATGTGGGGTAGAAGGTGGGGGCTTCGGTCCTGCCGccccccccacaaaaaaaaagtattttctacGAGGAAAAGTCACGGGTTTTTTTGAAGGCTACCTGCTCTTTCGCCTCTGAAGTTCTTTCTAGCCCAGCCCCAGGGTCACACAGTCACCCCCCGGCCTGGCTCCCCCCGGTGCGTGTGCGGGGCGGGAGGCTGAGGAAAGAACCTGCGAGGCTGCGCTACCGCCTCCCTCGGGGACCGGCGAGTTCCTCCGCGGCCCTGTCCCCTGGCTCTAATGAAATCTATCTAAAACATCCAGTAATAATGTAAATAGCTTTAATTGCCGCGTATTTAAGCCATCAAAccaaactaaaagaaaaaaaaaaacaaaaaaaaaacctgttaaaatTGGCCAGGTTCCAAGTCATTGAcaccatccagcctgtccaAGCAGGGCGTCCAAGTATGTTTTGATACAGCAGTTTTCAATGTAGCAGGTAAAATATCTCGCTAAACCCGGTCGCTTTTAACTACCCGCTCCCTTTTGTTTGCCTCACGTTTCCAATTCATTCAAAGAAAAGTTGTAGAAGTTTGggggttggcttttttttttctcctttcttttgaGCGGGAGGAAGAGTAACGCATGCAAAATATTTAGTTACAACTTCTGCGAAAGGCACCGGTCTGTAACAGCATTTTCTACTTTCACAAAGGATTTTCCTGTTACTTTTGTTCCggtcagaaaattaaaaaaaaaaaaaaaaaaaaaggcgaacgaagaagaagaagaagaaaaaaaaaaaaacttgggGGAGAGATAAGGTCTGGAAAACAATCTGGAATTGCCAGGCTGTTGGTGGGAGCTCTGCGGGGCTGGCGTCAGGAAGTCTGCGCCGCCTTCTATTACTGTTGATCCAGCTTTGTGCAGCTGCACTCAGTACAATTAGCTTGTAGAAACAATCCTGCTGTAGGCAGCCTCTTCCCTTCAAAGTGCTTTTCTATACTGATCCCCTCACATCATGATGCTGGAAATCAAGTCACAAGCCGACCACTGTTTGGCCAACATCATCTGTGGGAATTCATTAACCTCCATCCCAGAGATGCAACAAGAGATTGTTTGTCCAGAACTAAACTTACAGCTTAATATGATGTAGCccatacaggaaaaaaacctgtgtcccctttttttttcttttttcttttcttttctttttttttcttttctttttcttttttcttttcttttttttttttggtccatAACAAGAAACACATTgtgcagctttttcttcttctttttttttttttttcttcaggggGTGGGGAATGTAGCTGAAACCAGGCATGAGCCGGCTCCTGCTAAAACTTTGCCATCAAACTGTTTTTTGGTTCATCGGGCTGCAGTTTCCATAGAAGCAACTTATCCCCACGATCATCTTGTCGGGTGCACTTCGCAAGCTCATTTCCCGTCTGAGCTTGCTCCGCTGCTCTCGGATGCTGCAGCTGACACATTTCCTCCCCGTGCACTTTGCACCCACCTCATCCTTGCCCAGATGCTCGGGGCTGATTGTGCCTAAAAGGGGGTTTCAGCACACTCCGCAGCTGCCTTGGGGGaagggacttttttttaatttaattttttttttttaattttctttctacttttccctgcttcccactcCTCGCCCTGCCGGCAGCAGCCCTCCCCGTGCCCCCGTCCCCAGCGCTGCAGACCCGGCTGGCAGGGGTGCGGCTGCGGCCACTGTCCCCCGCCTCGCGCGTGTCGTGCGTGTGCTGCCGTGCGCCACCGCAGTCGGTGTcacccggcccggcccggcggagCGGGGCTGCCGCGCGTGGGACAGCGCTGCCGTGCCCCCCCGGCTGGGGAGCGGGGCCCTGGCGCGCCCCATCTGCGTGGGCAGCCCCGGCGCGGCAGCAGCAGGGTGACATCTCCCTGCTCCCGCGGCGGTCTGCGAACAGCTGTGCTGTTGGAGCAGCAGTCCTGCTTCCCGGCACCCCCGtgctgcccctggcagggctctCCGCGTCCCGCCCTGCcggcagctgctcctgggcagtGGGGCTGGCACCACAGCTCCCTCGCCGCCAGGTCCTTCACTGGGCACGAGAATGCCCTGCCCACCGTTTTCACCCAGCCCGCTCCGAACCCCTCCGGGTTCTGCTTCAAAGAACATATGGATACACCGTCCCTGAGTTCCGTTTCCAAACCGTGTTCTTTCCTGGGCCGTAGTTGCAAATGCCACAGATTCACCAAATTTTAGGAtatcttttcctctcttctcatTGTGCTTTTGAATAATGTTGCTTTTTCACAGTATCATCCCCTTCGTCCTCACTTTTGGGTGCTTTAGAAGTATTGTGGCAaaacataaatgtttttttcattcttttgagACATCTCCACTTTGGCTAGAAGTGTTGGACTATAGGATGGGCAGGCCTTTGTTCAGATTCTGTTTTGACATGTGTATCATTTTATGATCGTATTCCTAAACTGCTGTTGTGCAGTAAAATGCCTTTTACTCAGACTGTATTTTCCAGCACCACCCTGCAAAGAGGGCTGTTTCCATGCGAATTGCATGGTTTTGCTGCAACATTTATATCAAATCCAAATTCAGATGCTTTAGTTCTAATGTTTACTTCAGTTTTGTAGGATTTCTCATTTTTGTAAGTAGAACCAGTGCCCTGAAGGCTTTGCTACATAAACTGCTACCTGCAAAGGGCTGTTGCTTACCTGATTCTACTTGAAGAAAATTGCCATGAAATCTTTCTGAGAGCAGCATATTAAGTGCATATATAAGGCATAGTAAGTGCTACTGGTATTAGGTGTATTAGATCCATGTATTAACTCTGAGGTTTTTACTCAAAtccaaatacatttctttttaaaaaatctttaattattttattaatgcaaCATCTATGTTTTAATTAAGTTACATATCGTCTTCTAGAAGTGCTTACAGTGAACCAGTTAGGTGGCTCTCTAACTTAGCATGGTTGTAGTAAAATCTAGGATCAAGCAAGTTCACTTATTAGTGCGTGGCTTGTGTAGCAGATGGTTTTGATCTAGTGTAGCTTTTCTAGTgatacatttaaattaatgtaGGTCTAAAGTGTTGCAGATTTTGCACTCCCCACCAATTCTCTGGAAAATCTATTCAGGATAGGAAAGGGAGAGGGGCCAGGCAGGAGATTACTGACAGTACCCCACATGCAATAAGGAATAAACCAAGGAGTAAAAAAATGAGCTTATTCTTTTGTTAATTATCTGGCTGGCTGGTCCAGCTCCCCTCAGTCTCCCACTTTGGCCCAATTTTGATCTTTAGGTACAGGCCTGTGGGAATAAGATTGCAAAACGCTTGGCTTAATTTCACTAAAAAAAGGATATAATGGGAATTGGCTTGGTGGGAGAAGATTTTGCAAATCTGTTCCAGGTATGGTTTTAAGCACACACATCCCACTCGACCCCCCAAATTGTAAAATTATGATAATTTCAAGTATAAGTGTGTTTATGTAGTatgctctgtgtgttttgtttttgctcAATAATAATATTTCATGAACATAGAGAAGAAATTGAGTCTGTACTGCAAGTGGCATCTAATTGTTGGTCAGTCTGGCCTTCCTGTCGTCTTCAGGAAGAATACCTCAGTTCCATGGTGGAAAGATTTGTAATATTAAGCAGGCAGTACTAATTTAACTTTACCAAAGCTATTGTTATACAGGACCCACATAATTCTCAGTCTTTTTTAACtaatgtacagaaaaaaaacaatgtaTGGTCAGGAAAGCCTAATTCCACTCAGGGTTTGGGTACTGGAAGTGCAGTTTAGCAAAATATGTGTACCACATCTCAAATGCACGTGTGCCTTCACGAGTCCTGTTGAACCACGTGGGTTCCAGTGAAGTTTCCCAGGCTGTTAAAACTTTGCTTCTTTATAGGCCCAGAATGAGCATTATCTAGGTTAAGCTGACTTTCTTAGTGACTGTCGCCTGCACAAACCCCCCTGAGAATCACAAAATAGCTATGTGTCTGAATCTCTAGAGAGGCCTGGTCCAGGAGGTGTGCTCAAGATCATGGTTAAATGCACACTGACAGCATGGAGCTTAGCACAAGGcgcagcagctggagctgccggAAAGTTCAGgggcaaagaaggaaaagaactgCTGCTTTCTCATAAGCAATTTTTCTCATGAGGGCACTTGTCCTGGAAGTGAGGGATGCAGATTCAATGTTCTCCTCATCAGAGGTGATATAAACTCCCTCCTGCTTGCAAAGCAACTCTAACAACCAGAGATAAAGCTAAGGTGGAGGACACCCACCCATCCTGTTCAAGTTTGCCACAGTAAAGAAACAGATGCAAATTTCAGAGGGCCAGAGGGATTATAAACAAGAGGGAGCCTAACAGTGTAGCTCAGGGGTAAAGGCGTCTCCTGGATGGTAAGAAGCCCGAAGTCTGGGCCTGCTGGCCTGGCAGACTTACCCATTCTTGAGGGTGAGGTTGATCTCACCTTATCTTAGCTATTTAGAGGTTTTATGTCTCATCTCTCTATAGTCAGTGGGAAGAGAGAACAAGAGACACCTGCAGAGAGTGATTCATTCTGGGCCCATCTGACACCTCTCTCAGGATGGAGTGAATCTCCTTGCTGGGGGTCATTGCTCACCATCAGTTCTCAGCAGAAGCCGGACAACCAATTTCAGCCAGAAGCCTGACTTATAGATGCCAAGTGAGGCGGATTCCACTGCAGATGACTAATTTTCCTGGTTTATCATACCTGAATTTAGTCTTTAAAATTTGGGTGTGTAGTCAAAGTTAGTTGAGTTCTGTCTCTGTATCATGATCATTCCTTCCATTGGAAGGCTGGACATGGATAGTGGAATATCTTGGGATGAAGTATTGCTGAGCCTGTAGAGCCTAAAGACCAAGTGGCCATGTGCGTTCCTAGTCTGCGCTTGTGAATCCTGGTGCCTGCCAGGTGTTGGAAATGTAAGTGTCAAACTATTACATGTCATTTTGTGAACTTCTTTTGTAGATGGTCTAGGTGACTAGAGGCACTATATGCTGCTTTTAAGGGAGGAGCTAGCTGTGtaaaatatgcataaaaattGTTTGACGATATTACGAGGCTACAGTTGGGATTTTTGGAAAGCTGAAAGGCTCTGTATTTAAATCAAAGAAAGTAAAGTACTATGGAAAATGGACTAAGGGTATACTGCATTTTATGCACTTGAGTACCCAGAAAAATCTGTCTCTAACTTCTAAAACTGGAAGTTGGATGCCTTTAAAAATACCACCTTTAATACTAGCCCTGAAGAGATGAGCCTGCAATTTTCGGTTTCAAAAAGCTatagtttttttcatttttgataaTGTGGAATAGTGCTGTGGTGTACTGCAGGATGAATCCCAACTATGTACTTCATTGTTTCATCAGAGATCAGCAAAAGGTCACCCAGCTTTCTTTTCAGATTACTGGAGTGCaagtattttctgtgctggTCTCAGTTTGGTGCACATATATCCTTTGCAAATGGATGATTTCAGGGGAAGACAAGCTATgtgtttttataatttaatatttgtTAAAAGTCACCAAAGGCTTATTGTCCAGTCATTTTGCAAATTTTAGATTGTAGAAACAattgtggaaaataaatgtcCAGTTTGGCAAAATTAGAGTAACATGTTCTCTTGATAGTTTTTTAGCTACAAATACAGTTGGAGATGATGCCACCATGTTGTTCACGTCAATCACTCCATAAGGCTGAATGCCTTCAACTATTCCAAAACATGGTTGAGAAATCCTTCTACTTCTTTTATCAAAATACGAAggatatgtttttaaatttggcaacataaaagtaatttggaatggactaaaattaaattatttaagacCTCGAGCTATTGTTTACAGCAGAGACAAGAGatctgaaaatatgaaaaggatGCAAAAACTTGTTAAAATGTTTTGAGCCAGAACAAAACAGCTCATTTAGACCTACATAGCTGAGAATCTCTGGATTGTTCTCCATTGAACAATCAGAATTTGGACTTttaacagtttctttttttcctgccttatCACTCTGCTTGTTTTTACCTCATTAGCGATAGTTTTGTGTTCCTTATTCCCTTTCACAGGTCTCTTGGTTCCGGAGATGGGATTCACCTCACTTGATTTATGGCAGTGTCTGGTTGATGTCTGCATCTAAGCCTGTCTTTAAAGACTCAGTTTACAGACAATTGAGAAAATCGTTGCTTCTGTGATGACTTATTTCTACCTAATACAGAAGTCTAAAAGCCTAACTCTACCCTTGATATTCTTGATTTCTGAGTCCAGCTGTCCTTAGCTCAGACAGTATGTGGTTTAACTAGACACCCTGGCCTTGATGTGAATGTCCCATGTCAGGGTTGATTCTTAGACTTTCTTGATAATTCTCcacttttgggttttttttggtatgtgTGTGACTTGACATGTTTGACAGCATTGAGAAGAATGAGCAGTGGCTATTAGATTTTGACCAAGAAGCTTTTCTGGCTGTGGTCTGCTGGAGTGCTAGGGTTTTGCAGTCTACAGTGTGTAACCTCTAGGCTAGATGCTCATAGTTGTAAGTTTTGTGCATTTCTGCCTGTTGTTAGCTGTGCAACATTCACTACCAGGGCTGCGTTTTCCTCTGTGGCGTAGATGGGACTTATATAGTGAGGGAGGTTGCTTTCTGTGGAAGCCTTACCTCGGTTGTACAAGGTACACAAAGAAGGAAGATGCTCCTTAAAACAGCTGGATTATGTTGTGGAGGCTTTAATCCATGTCTCTGCCACaaagttctttttttatgtGAGATAATGGACAAGTCATTTAGAGCAGACCTGTGTCAGGAGACTGTTTATATCACCTGGGAAGTCAATAGGAATTGTCCTTAAAGATCTAAAATGTGATGAAGACACCACTCTGAAGTAACAGGTCCTGTCGATCACAAGTTTAGCATCCAGAACTAGAGCTAGAGTTAGTAGCCAGTATATTTTCTGACCAGATGCTTCACACATTACCATTGGTTTAAAgataacagctttttttttttttcttgaaaaggGAATATCCCTTTTGAGGGTAGGACacaatattttctaataaatgTGGGAAAAGATTCTGGAGAGGCAGAAGTAATAATTATAATAAGGGACATTCCAGTGTCCCTTTCAGGGCCTATAGAGAGATTCTACTTCCTGCTCTCCAGATGGGAAATTGCAAGATGGTGCAGTGACAGTAGGGTGACTGCCAGAGACCAGAGAAAGTACCAGTCACAGCTGGATGAGGACTTGGAGCAGGAACAAGGAAGTCTAAGGATTAAAGGGGAACAGGGGAGAGGGAGAATTCAAGTTTCAGATCTCTTCATCAATTTagatttctttcatttgaaatgtCAGGCTAAAATAAGCAACACTATCCAGAAAGTGAATGCTTCTGAAgaagtttctttatttctgtctccTGTTAGGACAACCTGTGAGGTAAACTGTGGTGATTTTAGCCCTAACTAAATCAATTTCCTAGGTTATAAGAGACATAGGTTCTGGGTTGATCCAGTGAGGTGCTTACAATCCTCAGATAAGAAACACTCTAGAAGTGGTCATTTGGGACATTCACTGGTGCAATGGAAATTCTAAATTACAGTCTAAACTGGGAAGAATGGAGTATGAAGCCTTGGTTTTTGACAGGCCTTGTAAACATCAGACCACTTCTTTGAGAATTTCCTGAGAAAATGTTCAGGAGTATAAGcttggttttcttctgaagtgtgattgtatttctttttacatgAGCTTCtactttgttttcagaagtgtttttatATATtctattaaggaaaaaaaacatcatGGGAAAgtttttggtaatttttttattg
The window above is part of the Corvus moneduloides isolate bCorMon1 chromosome 3, bCorMon1.pri, whole genome shotgun sequence genome. Proteins encoded here:
- the ID2 gene encoding DNA-binding protein inhibitor ID-2, whose amino-acid sequence is MKAFSPVRSVRKTGLSEHNLGISRSKTPVDDPMSLLYNMNDCYSKLKELVPSIPQNKKVSKMEILQHVIDYILDLQIALDSHPSIVSLHHQRPGQNPSSRTPLTTLNTDISILSLQASEFPSELMSSESKALCG